The Eurosta solidaginis isolate ZX-2024a chromosome 4, ASM4086904v1, whole genome shotgun sequence genome includes a window with the following:
- the LOC137249300 gene encoding uncharacterized protein F13E9.13, mitochondrial isoform X2 has translation MNRFLKVFGNKNCNVIAMVHVDALPGTPDYKGNWRSIVDKAIREAQIYVKHKVDAILIENMHDVPYLPSRLLGPETVACLARISNEIRQTVPAEIPCGLQILASGNKQALAVAKACDLQFIRAEGFVFAHIADEGYTDACAGELLRYRRQIDADNLLIFTDIKKKHSSHVITQDVSLLETAKTAEFFLTDGIVITGSGVTTENLKQYYTKAKAVIVGSHFKVKGHWANEICEKTLSGFMNEINELK, from the exons ATGAATCGATTCTTGAAGGTATTCGGAAATAAAAACTGTAATGTAATTGCAATGGTACATGTTGATGCATTACCAGGTACACCGGATTATAAAGGCAACTGGCGCAGCATTGTGGATAAAGCTATACGGGAAGCACAAATTTATGTTAAACACAAAGTGGATGCAATATTAATTGAAAATATGCATGATGTACCGTATCTACCTAGTCGTCTCCTTGGACCTGAAACGGTAGCTTGTCTCGCTAGGATATCTAACGAAATTCGGCAAACTGTACCAGCTGAAATACCATGTGGTCTACAAATACTTGCTTCTGGTAATAAACAAGCATTAGCTGTAGCAAAAGCGTGTGATCTACAATTCATACGAGCTGAAGGTTTTGTTTTCGCACATATTGCTGATGAAGGTTATACTGATGCTTGTGCTGGAGAGTTATTGCGGTATCGTAGGCAAATAGATGccgataatttgttaatttttacagATATAAAGAAGAAACATAGTTCCCATGTTATTACGCAGGATGTTAGCTTACTGGAGACAGCTAAGACTGCGGAGTTTTTTCTAACAGACGGTATTGTTATAACAG GCTCAGGCGTAACAACGGAGAACTTAAAGCAATATTATACAAAAGCTAAAGCTGTCATAGTTGGTTCGCATTTTAAGGTTAAGGGCCACTGGGCAAATGAAATTTGTGAGAAAACGCTTAGTGGATTTATGAATGAAATCAACGAATTGAAATAA
- the LOC137249300 gene encoding uncharacterized protein F13E9.13, mitochondrial isoform X1, with translation MNRFLKVFGNKNCNVIAMVHVDALPGTPDYKGNWRSIVDKAIREAQIYVKHKVDAILIENMHDVPYLPSRLLGPETVACLARISNEIRQTVPAEIPCGLQILASGNKQALAVAKACDLQFIRAEGFVFAHIADEGYTDACAGELLRYRRQIDADNLLIFTDIKKKHSSHVITQDVSLLETAKTAEFFLTDGIVITGNSTGDATSMKDVDDVAGKLSLPLLIGSGVTTENLKQYYTKAKAVIVGSHFKVKGHWANEICEKTLSGFMNEINELK, from the coding sequence ATGAATCGATTCTTGAAGGTATTCGGAAATAAAAACTGTAATGTAATTGCAATGGTACATGTTGATGCATTACCAGGTACACCGGATTATAAAGGCAACTGGCGCAGCATTGTGGATAAAGCTATACGGGAAGCACAAATTTATGTTAAACACAAAGTGGATGCAATATTAATTGAAAATATGCATGATGTACCGTATCTACCTAGTCGTCTCCTTGGACCTGAAACGGTAGCTTGTCTCGCTAGGATATCTAACGAAATTCGGCAAACTGTACCAGCTGAAATACCATGTGGTCTACAAATACTTGCTTCTGGTAATAAACAAGCATTAGCTGTAGCAAAAGCGTGTGATCTACAATTCATACGAGCTGAAGGTTTTGTTTTCGCACATATTGCTGATGAAGGTTATACTGATGCTTGTGCTGGAGAGTTATTGCGGTATCGTAGGCAAATAGATGccgataatttgttaatttttacagATATAAAGAAGAAACATAGTTCCCATGTTATTACGCAGGATGTTAGCTTACTGGAGACAGCTAAGACTGCGGAGTTTTTTCTAACAGACGGTATTGTTATAACAGGTAACTCAACTGGTGATGCGACTAGTATGAAAGATGTAGATGATGTGGCCGGAAAACTAAGCTTGCCACTACTTATAGGCTCAGGCGTAACAACGGAGAACTTAAAGCAATATTATACAAAAGCTAAAGCTGTCATAGTTGGTTCGCATTTTAAGGTTAAGGGCCACTGGGCAAATGAAATTTGTGAGAAAACGCTTAGTGGATTTATGAATGAAATCAACGAATTGAAATAA